The DNA segment AATTTCATCCAACCAGGAAGTAACCTCAGGGGAATAAACCGTAATCAATTCCTCCCTCATACTCTTGGATATCCATCCACCAAGCATCTGTTCCAACACTAAATATTTATAAGGTTCATTTGTAGCAGTTTGGAAACCCTCTACTTTAGTTTCGTGCCCGGATTGTTGTTGTTTCTCATAAACAAACTTATCGCGCCAGAGCGTTGGGCCATAGAGCTGAATCTGGATTTGAGAAAAAAGCAACTGCGCAGTGCCATCATTATTCCTCAAATTACCCGTGCTTGGCTCAAATACAGCCACTGCAACCTCTGTTTCGCCTGAATCGGGCTTCTTAATAACGGCAACCCAAAGCCATTGCTCAAAAAAACTACCATATGTGGCAATTCGGTGCCTATTTTCCGGAGCACGCTTATTTTCACGTGCTTTTAAAACCAGCATGGATTGTTGAGAACTTGACGAATCCATAGCAAGTATCCCCTGATATTGCGACAATACGTCCAGGGATGCATCCCAAACTTCTTTAAATGGTTTCGAATATTCCCATGATTGCCCTGCCTTTTGTATTTCCGAGGCTTCCGGCGCTACAAAAGAACTTTCCAGGCCTTTATTGTAATATGAATGATAAGCACCTGTGGAGCCCACATACGCTGTCTTGGTAGTGCTACATCCAAGCAACGATAGCGAACCAACAATAATCACAAAGCACATCATCCGGCAAGTAAACACTGAAAAAACGTTACCTTGACAAAGCTTTGTTATCTGCATTTAACACCTCTCGTTTACCCAGTTCTTGAGTAACAAGCCCTTGGAAAAAGTTGGCAAAAATACCGCGTGAGTGTACCATATTCGGCTGAGTCAAGCGCCCATAATACACACGGCGTAAGCGCATTAGTGACCCTTTACTTCTCGGCCTGACGCAAACAGT comes from the Patescibacteria group bacterium genome and includes:
- a CDS encoding M48 family metalloprotease — translated: MQITKLCQGNVFSVFTCRMMCFVIIVGSLSLLGCSTTKTAYVGSTGAYHSYYNKGLESSFVAPEASEIQKAGQSWEYSKPFKEVWDASLDVLSQYQGILAMDSSSSQQSMLVLKARENKRAPENRHRIATYGSFFEQWLWVAVIKKPDSGETEVAVAVFEPSTGNLRNNDGTAQLLFSQIQIQLYGPTLWRDKFVYEKQQQSGHETKVEGFQTATNEPYKYLVLEQMLGGWISKSMREELITVYSPEVTSWLDEIVDRLKKAADVPDLKTRVTIIPANGLNAFALPNGNIIVSSGLLDSLDTTGQVASVLAHELDHLIKHDTIVRLKTKQLGGMGAWGMRESLFIGDIVVDVISQLGGYGALGSAMWDLGRAAGRSLGEMGAQHLETALVSNFSAETELRADENGIKMLNKAGFDPETNIAMLNTIQKFKDKALKKNELVMFNLINIKPGIKERIRKLEEVLNEIKNK